DNA from Streptomyces showdoensis:
CGCCGCGACCGCCCGGACGGCCTGGCGCAGGTCGTCCGGTTCGGTCTCCTTGGTGAGGAAGCCGCTCGCGCCGGCGCGCAGTGCCGCGAAGACGTACTCGTCGGTCTCGAAGGTGGTGAGGACGATGACGCGGCAATCCGCCAGTTCGGGGCTCTCGACGATCGTCCGGGTGGCGGTGAGGCCGTCCGTGCCGGGCATGCGGATGTCCATGAGGACGACGTCGGGGCGGACGGCGCGGGCCGCACGGACCGCCTCGTCACCCGTGCCCGCCTCGCCGACGACCTGGATGTCCTCGGATCGGGCGAGCAGGCTGCTGAATCCCGCTCGTACCAGGGCCTGGTCGTCGGCGAGGAGCACCTTGATCGTCATGGGTGGAAGCCTGGCACAGGTATGGCGGCTCGCACGAGCCATCCCTCGCCCTGTGCGTGCGGTCCGGCTCGGAGGCGTCCGCCGAGTGCCCGGACCCGTTCGTCCATCCCGCGTATCCCGTGCCCGGCTCTCCGGGGCGGCTGGGCCGTTGTCCGGCCGTCGTCGGCGATGCTCACCTCCACCTGTCCATCGCCGCACCGGATACCGACTTCGGCCTGTGACGCCTGTGCGTGGCGGGCGGTATTGGTGAGGGCTTCCTGGACGATCCGGTGGACGGCGAGGGAGACAGGCGCGGGGACTGCCGTGAGGTCACCCGCCGTCTCCAGCCGGATGTCCAGCTCCGGTGACCGCATACGGTCGACGAGCGCCGCGATCTCGAAGACCCCGGCCGCGGGCGTCTGTGGGTCCTCTCCCGGCGCACGCAGCACGTGGACGAGCGCGTGGAGGTCGCGCAGGGCCTCTGCGCGGACCTGCTGCGCGGTGGCGAGGGCGCTGCGCGCCTCGTCCGGGGAGTCGTCCAGGGCCTCGGCGGCGACCCGGAGCTGGAGTCCTACCACGGTGAGAGTGTGCCCGACGACGTCGTGGAGTTCCCGGGCGATGTCCAGCCGGGCCTCCGCGATCCGCTGCCCGGCTTCCAGGTCTCGTTCCCGCGCGGCTTGCAGGAGGCGTTCGTCGAGTTCGGCGCGCCAGCGGAGCCGGTTGCGGTACGCGGTGGCGGCGGCGAGGAGCACCGCGAGCCACAGGGCCTCAGTACCCAGGGAGCCGAGGGCCTCGCGCGGGGTGG
Protein-coding regions in this window:
- a CDS encoding response regulator transcription factor, with the protein product MTIKVLLADDQALVRAGFSSLLARSEDIQVVGEAGTGDEAVRAARAVRPDVVLMDIRMPGTDGLTATRTIVESPELADCRVIVLTTFETDEYVFAALRAGASGFLTKETEPDDLRQAVRAVAAGDALLSPGATRRVIEQFAHRPATPADTGEQLAVLTPREREVTRLIATGLSNEQIAAQLFISPFTAKTHVTRAISKLGVRDRAQLVILAYETGL
- a CDS encoding sensor histidine kinase → MEPPAVRAPAAPGSVRLVDRLLAAGTFFAVLAVTARLGGRLDAAGTLPLALWLGALLLTRRRWPLAVLLLSVQAVVAFRTAGLTDAGWVWPVSAAYAALAADDRPGRPGLPWAAGIGLAELAFAGAWETSAGGSTPREALGSLGTEALWLAVLLAAATAYRNRLRWRAELDERLLQAARERDLEAGQRIAEARLDIARELHDVVGHTLTVVGLQLRVAAEALDDSPDEARSALATAQQVRAEALRDLHALVHVLRAPGEDPQTPAAGVFEIAALVDRMRSPELDIRLETAGDLTAVPAPVSLAVHRIVQEALTNTARHAQASQAEVGIRCGDGQVEVSIADDGRTTAQPPRRAGHGIRGMDERVRALGGRLRAGPHAQGEGWLVRAAIPVPGFHP